From the Porites lutea chromosome 5, jaPorLute2.1, whole genome shotgun sequence genome, the window GCCAATGTAACGAACATAGCTGGTGCTAGAGGAACATTAGATATAACCCGAGCAGCTGCATTCTGCAAACGTTGCAGTTTAAGTAGACAGAACAGAGGGTACTAAACCAAATAGAAGGCTGTTGCAGTAATCTAAGTATAGGATGAAGATTCCTGAGACAGATACTTTCGGATACGCCGAATAttgtataaatggaaaaacCCAGATTTGCAAGTTTTGTGGATCTGTTCCCGGAGATTCAGATTACCGTGACAGGAGCAACGTCAATGCTTCCTACGGTAAGGCTATCGATATTCAACTTTGGAATGTTGCTGTTTTGTACCAATcaacatgaactcagttttgTCATCATTAAGTTTGAGCTTATCCGTTGGCATATTCGTACGAATGTCCGATATATAGCGTTCTATGGCAAGGACCGCATCAGTCTTATTAGTAGCCGAGCCAGGACTAAACGACAGTAGGTAAAGctgagtgtcatcagcataagTGGGTGCCTCAGATAAATGGCATTTGATGACTTCAGAGAGTTTGCTGgagtaaatggtaaacaacaatGGCCCCAGACACGATCCTTGTGGAAAGCCATAAGGAAGCCTAAAACTGTCAGATGTAAAGCCATTTAGCGAGACTCGTGCGACCCATTGTTAAGATAAGTCGTAAACCAATTCAGGGCGGTGCCATTAATTCCGATACTTGACTTAAGACGAACAAGCAGGATTTTGTGGTCAACAGTGTCGAACACGGAGCTCAAATCTACAAGAACTAGAAGGGTTACATGCTTGCAATTCTTATTCATGAGAATGGCATTTTAATAACAAAAGCCTACACAGAAGCTAAATGGtttcgtaaaaaaaatgataataataatacagaaACATGCCTATGAGTTAAAAGGTCCTAAAAAACAGGCCTATATACTCGTTAAGGTCCTTTTTAGTTTGGGGTACCCATGAAATTCCGCCTCCGCCGCTCCGAATGCGAGATGCAATTCAATAACATTGAATAGCAAGTTGACATTTTCAATGATGCCGATAAGGGTATTCATCAATTCATTGACTGGGCACATATTGGCAATCATTGGTATAAACATAACAGGCGGCCACGTAATATTGTCTTTcaaataaatttcttttatcaAATGACCTACAGCTGTAGTCCGATCTTCTAATGAAAGTACTCTTCTACTTCTACTCTGACTTCTACTAGAGGATTTACGACAACAATAACGACATATAATTTTGAACAACAGTAAAACGAGCAGTGATTTTTTCTGatcaaagaaatgtttaaaaaaacttgCCCAAAACAGTATATTAATTGTTTTTCCCCTAATTATGTTACTTTGAAGTCCCCGCTCAATAAGAAGTTTTTATTTACTAGGAAGGAAATAATCCCCAGATAGAAGTCCATTAACACATGGcttaaaaaatcttcaaaaatgCCGGTTGGCAATTAATCATTCTAGCCTAAATGATTGCTATAACCTAGGTAATCCTTTTAGTAAAAACAGATTTCCGTATGAGTACGGGAGATTTAAAGTCAGTGAGAAACACTGAAGTAGAATAACTGAAAATAACCAGTCTAAGCATGGCGagaggaaaaattaaaataaattcaaataCTCAGGGAAGTAAAATTCGTAGACAGCCTGCAGGGAACGTagctcaagaaaaagaaataaatcatTGATATATGATTGCATGATTGTTATTCTGTCATGTTTGTTCTTATTAGTATTCtagcctttttttgttttttttttcaatgtttataCTTACGAAGCACAGTGGGATAGCTGGGGCATaaacaaaaatttgcattttcttttaaacaatttttttcagaacaacaAACTGCAGTTTGCTTATCATAAATTCATCCGTCATTCAGTGTTGATGAGCTATGTTTGGTTGGGTTCCTACATGCAAGTGATCGAGAGTCATCAGGTCATACGTGAGTAACTGGTAAAGCTCTGATTGTTTGCTCGATTGAATCTTGAGAGTATAATTCGTATGAACTGAGTATTGAGTCAAGAAACTTAGAGGTGTTGCAGGCCAGTGAAGGTTCTTAGGCATGATCACAGATCAAATGCTGCATTAACACTCTAGTCTTATATTTAGTCTTACGTAACTTCATGACTGCTAGTATATTTCTAACGACATGGGAATCTCTAAAGCCGTTTTCTTGAGTTGAATTACTAGATAAGTTCAAGATTCGAAATGAATCTAATTCTGCATGGCCGTGAACTCGAGTAATTGTTTAAAATTGGAATTGCAGGAGTTATATTTTAGTCATAAAAGATTCATAATTATCTAACTTTCGCTGTGCTTTGTTGACAAGTCCGTTTATCGGCTACAAGTCGGCTATGAAGTAAGTCGTTTCAGTGTTTTACCCCACGGTAATAACATTAAACTACGTAGTTTCTGCGAAACTTAATTACAACTTTCCTACGAATTATATCGAAGTTCACAGAAATGTAAACGACCAGCCCGAAACattcagtttttcaaagttactGCTGTTCATGATAATGCTAATACACTACAACAGATTTAAGAAATCATCTGGCTACCTTTAGCCGATACCCAGCGGTAAATAATTCCGAACGGCCTGATACCCAATCTGCCTGATTTGTTGGACCGTCAGACTGCGCCGACTGAGATGAATGTGGACACTGGTCTTAAGCTATCGAAGGCGCTCTACGCTTAAGATTATTGTTTATAATTGATTCAAGTGGGTAAGGTTCTTTTTTAAAGAGGGCTTTATTAAAAAAGCTGCGTTGAAATGACCTCAgcttttgttttattacttaaatattttaaatgtgcGATATTAATTCAAACTGCATGTGCTTAAAATTGATTTTGCTTATTTAATGACTGAATAATCAAAATCTAACGTTTTGATACTTGTCAAAGGTAATGATAACATGACTCGGTATAAATTCAGAATCTGAAACTcctcatttattttcttttccctctCTAAGTGACATTAAAGGTATCATatttgagggaaaaaaaattcttggaaAAACGGCTCCGTTTCATAGCAACCGTGCCAAAATTAACTCGTCCCCCCCGCCTGTGGGAGGCAGAGGACgagaaataaaagagaacaaaaactttttgtttctaaaGAAGGAGCAGTAGGAAATATATACGCTAAACTTGTGAACACGAATATGACACATTCTGCTTTTAAAAAAGTCAGAGTTCTTTAAATAGCGCTTCCATTATAATTAATACTGTGGATGTTATATTTTTTCAGCGCACACAGTTGCTACATGTGTAGACTACGTACAATGACAGTGCTCACTTTCAGTTAACACGCAATAGGTTATCGTAGTTACGTGTACGCAACTTAAgcattttgaaaaaacaaacaaacggacTGGATGCAATAAGATTCTAACCTATGACATCTGCGATACCGGTGAAtcttaatcttaattttggtacCAATTATTTGAAATCCAACTTTTCAATTATTTGGTGCAGAAGTAATTAAATAAGTTCAATGCGGCTAAACGTAACAATTAACTCGAAGTAAATTATTTGTCTGAACCACCCCTCCCCCGGAGAAACACTCCTCTCCAGGTCAGTCTCCTTTAAAACCTGCATCTGCtcctaaaaaatgaattttaagcTAGGCTATTAATTAGCGTAGAGACATCATAttcgtataggtaatagcaaGATATGTAGTGatgtttggcataaataccatgagtgatatttcaaaattgttatacgtaatttcacgaaccgttaggcgagtgaaatttgaaacaattttgaaataccaCGAGTGGTATTAATGCCAAATAGCACGTAAAAATCATGCTATTTGTTTGTACCACTACCCGCAAACTACCCGcaatagttttgtaatttttcaaattaagctgaagtaCCACTggtctaagccaatcaaatgaCAGACATTTCTCACGTAGTGGTATAGATAAATATATTCAATCTTGGACAAGAAAAAATGGAACTACCTGATCTTGATTGCAGTGAGCTTCTTGTAGGGTCGACTTTTCCTCTTTATAATTGGTACTTCATCAGTTCCTCACCCCTTATGcctgaagaattttttttacaaagacgCTATTAATTAATTACGTGAAATAACTATTATGTAGGTTTTGAGGTTCTGATGCCAGGGTTGTTGCggttttctttaaataaatcaCCCATAGTACTAAATTGATTTCGCGGACGTGTTTAATTATACTATCTTTTAGTCTTGAATTCAAAATACTTTGATTGTTACTAAGAAAACCCCCGGAATCTATTTGTACAGGGGATGGATGAAAAAGAGAAGAGCGAGATGAAAGAACGCTCAGAGGAAACGTTCGTATCATTAATAAAAGACTTCTGCGGCTACACTTCTGCGCATGGCCCTGAAAGAATTATGTCTGCAAAACAATGGATACGAAAAGCTTTCTGGAGCTTGCTTTTTGTCGCTGCAATCTCCGTGTTAGGAATGCAAGTTCGTACGTTGTACAACAAATACAAGAGTCGACCGCTTGTCACCTCAGTTACACTGGAGTCTGACACGGTAACGTACAGTAATGTCGAAGGGAGGCGGGAGGGAGCAGTTGGGTGGCGCTATGGAGAATATAGGCGGGAGGGTAAGGGAGGCAGGCAGAGGAGAAGGCTGGAGGTGGGAGGTCTAAAAGGGTGGGAAGCTGGAGAAATAGGAGAACATTACGCAACAACGCTTAATATTGCGCCTTCGAAAAAAGCGTCAAAATGGGGAAGGAACCGGAAATGCAGGGTACGGGAGTCGGGAGGTTTGGACTCCCCTGTTCCCCCTACGGAATTATTGAAGTCGTTTTAGTAAGGAGGGCAGGTTGAAGTGTTTGTTCAAATTTCGACTGCTGCAAGTCTTGTACTTCAATCCGGGATATCAGGACGATAACGATGATAACAACATTTGCGATGATAACATTAACGATAACAATAACGATATAGATGTCTGAGCTAAAGACAAAGATGAAGATATCAGAGCAATGATAATGGCGACGTCAGTATCGAAGACGATATGGATATGAATGCTAACACTTTTGATCACGATGACATTAATGATTAGAAAATGAGTGAAAACGATGACGAGGCTACAGTCAGTCACACTAAGGCTCATAACAATGATGGTAACCTCTGATAAATAAACTTTTGATAAACCGActtgaacgaaaaaaaattatatcaccGCCATTTGACTTAAGTGCTTTAAAAATgttgtgtttatttttcttacagAGTCTTCCTTTTCCAGTTGTTACTATCTGCAATTTTAATGCTCTTAAATATGACTCGCTCCTCGAGAGCAACTTGACTGCTCTCAAAGCGACGTTCCCAGCACGAAGTAAGTTGGTTCAGGGTGATGTAATATGCGAATAATACGTTCTTTAAAGTGGTGTATACCTGCTTGAATTTTTGCATGCTTTACAAGACCTCATTGCCCCGCCATGTGATGTAATCCAAGATAGTCTTGGATAGATTCCTTGTCGGTGGAACTTAGACTCCGGATTTCATGCAGTTAGCGGGATTCCGGACtccaccagaaaaaaaattccagatttcTGAATCCCGATTACCTTGCATGGAGCGAACCTCAATTCGGCGTTTAATTATATTCTTTCAACGTGCTGTGTGATTCAATGAATGTAAATACATCCAACAGATGAAGAAAGTTGACCGCTAATTTAGGGTAGTGCAGCCTATCATGAAACCAGCAACATATCATGCTATTGAATGTGAATGCGAAATAATCAGCATGTCTTCACATTTCTTCAccaagcttaaaatttaccatctttcattctttctcCATATCATCTTATTCTAATCTTCTTACATTTCGCAGATGCCTCATCCTCCCAGCAAAGAAGAAGGCGTCGATCAACAGACGATTTTGGAAGCGCTTCTCCGACCACCGATCCCACAAACAACGAAGATTATGAGAATTGGTATGACTGGGAAGGGGAGGACTCTGTTGACTACGACGCAGAATACTTGGCGACTGAAAAAGTGGCTCTTCTCATGGCGGAAGAAGATAAAAGTGTTCTTTCGTCTCTCGGTCATCAGTTCGAAGATATGGTATTGTCGTGTACCTTCCGAGGAATTCAATGCAGGTACTGTACATATCTGTACTTTTTTAAGGCATGATTATGCAACCGGTTCGCTAAGCTAGGTAATTTGCTGGTTtgttagttatttttgttttcaagttgttcccaattttaaaaggaaacttaattttaaggtttaacttttttcttttacttagcAACTTTACAGATAGGTTTTGGTCCAAATATTGGCACTACAAATATGGAAACTGCTATGTTTTCAATAGCGAATTAACAAGCTCTGGagtaaaaaggaaacttttgatATCAAACAAGGCGGGTCCTTCTCATGGTGAGTTTTCTAGTTGTGTTGAAGTTATAGACGAATTTCTCGACATTGGAAAGTTTTCTCCCAACTGTTCACGGAAGCCTCAGTTCCTGCAATAGCTGCCTCAATGTTCCTTCAAGTATTGAACTACACTTAAGTAACTCTGTTCTCAGAAGTATAGTATGGGTATAAGATGCTTTAGCAATGTATGATGGGTTGCAAACGTACAGTATTTCAAGTTACAATTTGTTACATCTTTGTGTGTTCATTTACTGCTTGATCACATCGGTCTTATTAGTTTTCTGCGTATGATCTTAGTAACTTTTGTCCTATCCTCAGGTCTTAACCTTGAGTTAAACATTGAACAGGATGAATACCTTGATTCCTTCACACCAGAAGCAGGGGTTCGGGTCGACATTACCAATCAGGGACAAATGCCTTTTCCATTGGAAAGAGGACTTAGCCTAGCACCAGGCTTTGCAACAGCAATTGGCCTAAGAAAGGTTTGAAGAGTCTTTTGTTATCTTTATTAACGTCTGTGGCTTGGATCAGCAGCCTGCGTCGTAGAGATAATCTCACCCCAGCTTGTAACGTCTACGTAGCGCTCAGATCCTTGTTATGCTTCGGCCCAAAACGAACTCAACAAATTCTCTAGGTGTGCGCGTTTCGAATTCCCCTTTAAGCTAGTTGGAGAATCGACAATGACCTTTTTGACAGGCCAATCATGAAACATACGAACAAGGGTCTCTGGGCTGGCCTctcagacggacttaaccaaaGGTTAAACGCAGGGTAGACCTAAATACTAAGACTATGACCATGACATCGGCAGATTGATAGCGCATCTAAAATTTCCAAGTGTACGTATAGTGTACCAACCATACGCATTGTTCAATATATAGTCAATAGGAAATCGACCGATCACAGCGCGTGCTTCAGTTTTGTTACCTGCTAAACTGCAGTGGATCGTAATGTGAAaccagatttttattttctttgtttccttttttttgcgaCAGGTCATCATCCAACGAGAAGATCCTTTTAAAAACGACCGCTGTCACAAAAACACCTCAGTACATAAATCCCTTGATTTGTACAACAGAATGTTTAACGCAACATACTCGGCAACGGTGAGATATGGTCATGTCGGTGTCAGCGATTTTCCCATTTATTGTACTATAGAAGTGATGTTTCGTAGTTGGCTGGAATCAtatttgtattttcattttgtctCTCTCATTTTCgatacatttttgttttcatttaaaggCTTGTAAGGAGTCTTGCCTCGCTGCAAATCAGTTTGGAATTTGTGGCTGCATGGAGTACAAATTTCCCGTTGACAAAGAACCATTGTGCGACATAACTAACAGATCTGTCAGTAAGTGCAAACAGTTGTGTGCAGGGGTTATGGGCACACGGCCACACTCAAGCGTCGCGTCATTGCGCAATGTCCTCATTTTCTCACAGGCGGACAATCTGTAAACGTTAGTGGCGTTTTGATTTCTTGAAACCAAGAGAAATTCCACAATCATCGTCATTTGCAATTTCTCGAGGCTtaaggaaatttttttctgagttgACGTCGGTATTTTTCAACCACACGGAGGCTCACTGAGCGCTCGAAACAGTTTTGCCTTCACTCTGCCAGTTTAATAATTTATAGCCCTGAACGATCTGTGACTATACAGctatattttaaaaagttgtcaTGATTAAGAGACTGATGAAACAGTTGTATTTTGAAAAGGTTTTAGTCTATCAATACCATGAAGAACATTAAGTGAGCCGGCACAGCTTTTATCTAGAAAATGAACAGTGACCAATTCACCTAACTTTATTGTGCGAATAATTACATGGCTAGATTTAGGAGGCGGCCGTGCGCTAAttccgattagcgcttaactcGGCTGGGCGGAAACTTTGCGCATTGACTTTGGTTATCGCAATGTACACATTAGTTGTGGCAAAATGATCACTTGATATAGAAACTTGATTTTCCTTACAGATATCTGCCTCAACAAGGTGCAAAAATTATTTAGAGAGAGTAAACTCAACTGCAGCAGCTCTTCTTGTCCACCACCCTGCTGGTAAGCAAATGTTTTGGGGACTCTTTTCACTCAAAGCATTTTATTCGAAGCACTGAACGGTATCTAAATCAGTCCAGGTACAACGACTCCTTGAATATAAATAGATCGATTTCCTGTTGGTTATATGTAATCCTTCCTTGCATTAAAATAAAAGTGGTCAAACATTTTAAATAGCAGACCTGAACGTCGTGTTGTTAGTCAACTCGAATATACAAAATTTGTATATTCGCAATGCGGGTGCaaggtgtctttttttttgcccaATAACATCATGCTTGGAATTAAGTAAACCGAGGACACCAATAACAGCCGTATGGTGACATTGATCTTTACAAACGCCTTGCCCATGAGGAAGTTTAGGCATCTTCACTTGCTTTTATTAGCAATTtttcggcctcggtggataacacccccCAAatatctgcttaattcttcatatcctacgacagctgaattcattaattgctttattattcattcaaaataattcctagtttaaaaacatagctaaaacatgcttacatgcatcgatgttaagttcatcttcgatcgTATAcatttaggtttgtccagctctgcaaatattctccaaatagtagatgttgccctccgagttgtcttcttgctgtttttgccatgtttttagctattattttgcctagttccagctgtagttcttactcttgaaacgagtgaaatgtccgccatttttttttatactaccaaacaactcaacctcgtccccaggtcttctcggtaacagGCCTTAAgctgtagcgggctgcatttttgacgtcattttctcgttaaacacaagattcttccaaatttggtagCTGGTTATGGAgaatttttagccaatcagaattggggaaatattttgaatgaataataatatatattaatTCGTCTTATATAACTTTTAGAAGTTTTAAGTTTCAATCCTTTACTTCACAACATTAGAACAAATCTAGCTCGTTCATTTGACCTTGACCCTGACACCAATCTCAGGGATTTATTTAGCGATGACTGTGAATATTTTATTGAAGATCAATTTAATGACATGCTATCTAGTGAAGATTCGCATATTTGTGACAGCTTTTCTCTACTGCATCTAAACATTCGTAGCCTACAATGTAATGCTAGCAAATTAACGGATCTTTTGTCTAACGTaaatttaaaattctctttGATTGGTATTTCCGAAACTTGGCTAAATGATTCGTCGTCGTCAGTCGACATCGACGGTtacagttttgttcataaaagtAGGGAAAATAGATCCGGTGGTGGAGTTGGTCTGTATGTTTCTagcaatttgaattttaaatttcgaTGCGATCTTGATTTTTCGTTGCCAAACGTCGCAGAATCTTTGTTTATTGAAATTGTTAAGCCCCAGGGAAAGAACATTGTTGCTGGTGTGATTTACAGACCGCCAAACCAAAACGTTGATGAATTTTTAACAATGACCAATGAGCTATTAAGTaagatttcaaaagaaaataaggtATGTTATTTAATGGGTGACTTTAACTTAAATCTAATGAACCACCAATGTCATTCCGTTACTGGTGAATTTTTAGATGCGCTAtattcaaatatgttctttccATTGATTACGCGCCCTACAAGAATAACTTGTCATTCGGCAACTTTAATTGACAACATTTTCGTCAACCAATTTTTCGATAGATCCAGGAGTGGACTGTTTTTCACTGATATTTCTGACCATCTGCCTATATTTTCTGTTCATTTCGACACCTCAATCTCAGCATctaatgaaactgtttttgttCGAGATGTAAATCAAGTCAACACAACTAAGTTTCTATCGCACTTGGAGAGAATTGACTGGTCTCAGTATGCCACTCTTGATGATCCAAATAACGCCTATAACagctttttcaaacaatactctaCGGCATATGACTcatgttttcctttaaaaaaaactaaggcGAGCAATTACCGTTTGAGAAAGCCTTGGTTATCGAAAGGACTTCTGAAGTCgataagaacgaaaaataagttATATAGACAGTATCTCACTAATCGATCTTTGCATTATGAAATTcgttataaaaattacaaaaacaaattgaatcacTCATTAAGAATCGCTAAACGTATATattacgaaaagaaaatcgatgcttctaaatcaaatgccaaagcTACATGGAGAGTTCTAAACGAaattattaagacaaaaaagaaagcgtttaaaatcAATTCCATCGTTAAAGTTGACAACCAAGAAATTACGGATCCAGTAGACATCGCTAATAGATTCTGTAGTTATTTTTCTAATATCGGACCTAATCTAGCCAAAGAAATTCACTCGTCTGTCTCTCACCGCAGTTTTCTCTCTGGTCACTTTTGTCAATCGGTGTTTTTTGATCCAGTGACTCCAAATGAGCTATTGGAAATTTCTAATGCTTTTCGACCAGGTAAGGCAGCTGGCCATGATAGAATTCCCATTTCCATCATAAAAAAGTCAA encodes:
- the LOC140937408 gene encoding epithelial sodium channel subunit alpha-like, with product MDEKEKSEMKERSEETFVSLIKDFCGYTSAHGPERIMSAKQWIRKAFWSLLFVAAISVLGMQVRTLYNKYKSRPLVTSVTLESDTSLPFPVVTICNFNALKYDSLLESNLTALKATFPARNASSSQQRRRRRSTDDFGSASPTTDPTNNEDYENWYDWEGEDSVDYDAEYLATEKVALLMAEEDKSVLSSLGHQFEDMVLSCTFRGIQCSNFTDRFWSKYWHYKYGNCYVFNSELTSSGVKRKLLISNKAGPSHGLNLELNIEQDEYLDSFTPEAGVRVDITNQGQMPFPLERGLSLAPGFATAIGLRKVIIQREDPFKNDRCHKNTSVHKSLDLYNRMFNATYSATACKESCLAANQFGICGCMEYKFPVDKEPLCDITNRSVNICLNKVQKLFRESKLNCSSSSCPPPCWQEEFKISSSFAAWPAENYEYFFQNELEKRGKYVWSDDKSSMRKNVLKVQVFFEELNVEYIAERISYELPDFASDIGGQLGLWIGFSVLTIAEFIEFVLLIISLAIRKCSSRGSKVKSASLEMEKVNSHSNEPLKFK